A stretch of DNA from Shewanella sediminis HAW-EB3:
TTAATGAATGCAGATTAGCTAACTTTCGTTATTCTGGCACGAGTAACCGTTTCGGTTACAGCGGGCGTCGTTGAGCGGTCAGCAATTTGCTTATCGACAATATTTTTGAATGCTATCAGGAAGCCCATACCGATAAATGCCCCTGGTGGTAACATGGCGAGCAAGAAGTTGGTATCGACCTGCCAAAGGTGAATCGTGAGGCTGGCCGCCCAATCGCCAAGCAGCAGATCTGCGCCTTCAAATAGCGTCCCTTGCCCTAAGATCTCACGAGACGCTCCGAGTACGGCAAGGACAAGCAGAAAGCCTAAGCCCATCATGAAGCCATCGAAAGCGGACTTAAGCAAAGAGTTGCGTGATGCAAAAGCCTCGGCACGTCCAATGATCACGCAGTTGGTGACGATCAGCGGCAGGAAAATGCCCAGTGAGAGGTATAGGCCGTAAGCATAAGCATTAATCAGCAGTTGCACACAGGTGACCAGGGCAGCGATTATCATGACAAATACAGGGATACGGATCTCTCGCGGAACATAAAATTTCACCAGTGAGACCAGCACATTCGAACCAATGAGCACGGCCATAGTCGCAAGGCCTAGCCCCAGAGCATTGGTCAGTGTCGCCGTGACAGCAAGCAGAGGGCAAAGTCCTAGCAGTTGCACTAAACCAGGGTTATTTTTCCATAACCCTTGTATTGCAATCGTCTTGTATTCATTCAGCACACTATTCATTGGTAGTTAACCTCGCAATTTGCAGGCCTTGTTAGCAAGGTATCTTTATTTGAATTGAAATACAGCAGGGCATTCTTTACCGCTTTAACGTAGGCTCTGGGAGTAATGGTTGCACCGGTAAATTGATCGAAATCTCCGCCATCTTTTTTGACCAGCCAGAGTCTATCCTTTTCATCTTGTATGCTTCTATTATTAAAGCCCAATACCCAATCTGATTTTCTTAAATCAATCTTGTCACCAAGGCCTGGCGTCTCTGAGTGATTCAGGGTTCTTACACCCAGTACTTCACCCGCGGTATTGATGCCTATGATGAGTCTGATATTACCGTTATATCCGTCAGGCGCAACAGCTTCTATTGCGATAGCAACGGGAAGACTCTGCTTAGTCGCTATGTATGAAGACAAGGGCTCATCGATACCTAATGCATCTTCATCATGAATAAGAATACAGTATTCAGTGAGTTCATTATCATGAAGTTCATCGGGGACGATTTGATGTAACACCCGTTTTAACTCGAGTCGCTGCTGCTGCTTTATCTTGTCGAAGGTTTGCTGGTTGACGACAGCCACGAGTGCAGTACAAAAAAGTGCGAATACACCCAGTAGCAAACCGTTTTTTATCATAGATTTTTTCAAGTAAAACTCCGGTCTGCTTAAGTCGCTGATCTATGGCCGTAGGCCCTAGGTTTCATGTAATGATCGATAAAAGGAGCACAGAGGTTGGCTAATAAAATGGCAAATGCAAAGGCATCCGGATAGCCACCAAACGTTCGAATGATATAAACCAGGATACCGATCAAGGCGCCAAAGACTAAGCGTCCTCTTACGCTGGTTGCCGCCGTTACAGGATCGGTAGCAATGAAGAAGGCTGCCAACATGGTTGCACCAGAAAACAGATGCAACAGGGGACCAGTAAATGTATCGGGGTTAAGCAGGTAGCCAACACCGGAACAGATAAACAGGGCAGCTAATATGCCGGCAGTGATATGCCAACGAATGACCTTGAGTTTCAACATGACTAAGCCACCGGCAAGATATGCCAGGTTGACCCAAAACCAACCCACACCAAATCCATCTGAAAAGATAGCTTTTGAAAGACTCTCGGTTGTAGTCAGACCCATGGCCAAATCCGTTTTGATGGTATCGAGTGGGGTTGCCATCGATATGCCATCAAACCCGAGTTTATAGGCATTGATCTCAGACGAAGAGGCGCCGGTGAAAATCATCTGTAGACTATGAATAAAGTCTACCGGCTGACTCGCTATCACTGAGGGGGCAACCCAACTCGTCATCTGTACAGGAAATGAGATCAGTAACATGACATAGGCCGCCATGGCAGGGTTAAAAATATTATGCCCAAGACCGCCGTAAAGTTGTTTGACTATCACTATCGCAAACAGGGTTCCTATCACAGTTACCCACCAAGGTGCGAGGGGGGGAATTGCGATACCTATGAGCAATCCTGTTAGTAGCGCGCTGTTATCTCTGAGTGTATCAGTGACGTTGCGTGCTCTGAGTTTAAGTACAACTGCTTCACTTAATAATGCAACGCTCATGGCGAGCAGGGCTTGTATAACAGTACCCCAGCCAAAAAAGAAACACTGCACCGCGACACCGGGTAGGGCACATAAGATGACACGCTGCATTAAAGAGCTGGTCTGAAAACTACGACTCAAATGAGGCGAAGAGGCAATCTTAAACGCCATCAGTTATTCCTTTTCACTTTCTGTTTTTAACATTGCTTTTTTAGCCTTTGCCTTGGCGACCGCTGCGGCTATCCGTGCTTTCTTATCATCGACCGGGGAAGCTACCTCTTGTGGTGCGTCGCTTGCGTCTACAGAAGCCACAAGCTCATCACTGCTACCAGTTTCAGAGGCTTTCTGCGCGGCCTTTTTAGCCTTTGCTCTGGCAACGGCTGCAGCAATCTTAGCTTTTTTATCATCGACGGGGAGGGCTACCTCTTGTGATGGATTGCTTATGTCTACAGAAGCCACAAGTTCATCACCGCTACCAGTTTCAGAGGCTTTCTGCGCGGCCTTTTTAGCCTTAGCCCTGGCAACGGCTGCAGCAATCTTAGCTTTTTTATCATCGACGGGGAGGGCTACCTCTTGTGATGGATTGCTTATGTCTACAGAAGTCACAAGTTCATCACCGCTACCAGTTTCAGAGGCTTTCTGCGCGGCCTTTTTAGCCTTAGCCCTGGCAACGGCTGCAGCAATCTTAGCTTTCTTATCATCGACGGGGGGGGCTACCTCTTGTGATGGCTTGCTTGTGTCTACAGAAGCCGCCAGCATATCATTGCTATCAGTTTCAGAGGCTTGCTGCGCGGCCTTTTTAGCCTTAGCCCTGGCAACCGCTGCGGCAATCTTAGCTTTCTTATCATCGACGGGGGTGACCACCTCTTGTGACGGCTTACTTACGTCTACAGAAGCCGCCAGCTGTTCATTGCTATCAGTTTCAGAATCTTGCTGCGCTGCCTTTTTAGCCTTTGCTCTGGCAACTGCTGCAGCAATTTGAGCCTTCTTATCATCGCCCGAATTGGCCTCTGTAGGCTGTGAATGGCCTGAGGCGTCATCAGGTTTATTTTGCGCGGCCTTCGTAGCCTTAGCACGAGCAATTGCTGCAGAGACATCCTTGCGCTTATTATCGGGAGTGTCTGGTGCATTAGTGGGGACATTTGAGCCCGAAGCAGCCTTTTTGGCTTTAATTCTGGCCATGGCCTCAGCTACGGCATCTTTATCTGTAGTGGACATATTTGATTTACGTCGTTCGGCGGCTTCTTTTTGCTTCGCTTCACGGGCGAGTCGTTCATCCTCTAACCGCTGAGTTCTCAATTCAAATCTTTGCTTAGCCAGTTCGGCTTGTTTCTTCTCTTCAGCTTCCGTCTTTACCGCAGATTTGGCGATCCTGTAATACTCGACCAGTGGAATATTACTGGGACAAACGTAGGTACAACATCCACATTCGATGCAATCTGCAAGATTGAAATTGACGGCTTTATCGTATTCTTTGGCTTTTGCATGCCAAAACAGTTGTTGTGGCAAGAGTTGAGCCGGGCATACTTGAGCACACTCTCCACAGCGTATACAGGCTAGTTCTTTTGCGGCCGGGGCCAGCTCATTACTATCGGGCAAGAGTAGACAGTTACTGCCCTTTATGATGGGTGCGCTGTCATTGTATAGGGCATAACCCATCATGGGGCCACCGATAATAACCTTATCGGTCTCATTGCCTCTGAACCCTGTCTGAGTTAACAGGTGAGATATTGGTGTACCAATAGGTACCCAATAATTACCGGGACTGGATGTGTTATTGCCGGTGACAGTGACAACCCGTTCAATAAGCGGGTAGCTTCTTAAGACCGCATCTGTGATAGCGTAGCTGGTCGCTATGTTTTGGACGACTATCCCGAGTTGTGCCGGAATAGAACCTGAAGGCACCTCTTCACCGGTTAAAATCTGTATTAACTGTTTCTCGCCGCCGGAAGGATAAAGTGTAGGGACACTGGTTATCCTGACTCCCTCTTTGGGGAGTTGACTGCGGTTTAACGCGTGGTGCATCTCTTCGATAGCTTCAGGCTTGTTATCTTCAACTGCGATTATCAGCCGTTTAGGCTGAAGCAGACGGTGGATAATGGCGATCCCTAAGCATATCGCATCACTATGCTCGCGCATGAGCATGTCATCGGCTGTGATGTATGGCTCACATTCAATGGCGTTGATGATCAGCAGTTCAATGTCACTGGCAGGGTTGAGCTTGATATGGGTAGGAAATGCCGCGCCGCCGAGACCTGCGATACCGGCATCCTGAATTTTTCTTAAGATCTCTTGGTTTGACCAAGATGCAATGTCGCTCCATGAGAGTGGGGCATGTATATCAGGTGTAAGTGTATCCTGCCCATCAGGGGTAATGACACAACTTAGCACCGGAAGCCCGGATGCATGGTTACTGGGACGCTGTTCAATCTTAGTCACATGACCCGATGTCGGTGCATGAACAGGCAGGTGACCAAAGTGGGTGCCGCGTGTTAAAAGCATGCCCTTAGTGACATAATCGCCCTCTGAGATAGCGAGGACTGACGATTCACCGACTTGGTTCAGCGGGACGATATACTCATCGGCTAAGGCCAATGATGCAATGGAAGTTCTGTTTGAGAGGGTCTTTCTCTCCGGGGGGTGGATACCGCCAATTGAACGCCAAAGTGTTCCTTTATCAATCTGTTCAAATAAAGTTAGCACTGGCAATCCTCATCCAAGGTTTTTACGGGAATAGCATTAAGCTTCCAATCCCAATTTTTCACGGTTTGTTCAACGGGGAGCATATCTATGCAATCAACCGGGCAGGGCGCTACGCAAAGGTCACAGCCGGTGCAGTAGTCGGTGATAACTGTGTGCATCAACTTACCGCTGCCTAAGATGGCATCGACAGGACAGGCTTGAATGCACTTAGTGCAGCCTATACATTCCTCTTCACGGATATAAGCGACTTTCTTGACTTGTACCTCTTCGGTGGCCGAAAGGGGCTCAGGTTCAACCCCTGCCATCTCGGCTAACTTTTCCATCGTGGCACTGCCACCGGGCGGGCACAAATTGATTTTTTCGCCGTTGGCAATCGCCTCGGCGTAGGGACGGCAGCCAGGATATCCACACTGACCACATTGAGTCTGAGGCAGGAGAGCTTCTAACTGGTCGACAAGTGGATCGCCCTCCACTTTAAATTTCTCTGCGGCAAAACCGAGTAAAATACCAAACAAGAGTGCCAGAATTGTCAGTAAAATTATTGCGATAAAAATTCCGGACATACTTATTTAACCAATCCTGTAAAACCCATAAATGCAAGAGACATCAGACCCGCTGTGATCATCGCAATGGCTCCTCCTCTGAACGGAAGAGGCACATCGGCTGCGGCAAGGCGCTCACGCATGGCCGAAAATAGGATCAACACCAGAGAAAAACCGACAGCAGCCCCAAACCCATAGATAGCTGACTCGATAAAGTTATGTTTCTCACTGATATTCAGTAAGGCAACACCGAGCACGGCACAGTTAGTTGTGATAAGAGGAAGGTATATCCCCAGAGCCCTGTAGAGAGAGGCACTGGTTTTTTGGACAAGCATTTCGGTAAATTGAACAACGACGGCAATGACTAAAATAAAGCTCATCGTTCTCAGGTAGCCCAGCTCAAAAGGCAGTAACAGATATTGGTTAACCAAGTAGCTCAATACGGACGCGAGAGTAAGGACAAACGTCGTGGCCATCGACATCCCAATGGCTGATTCGAGCTTGCTGGACACTCCCATGAAAGGGCATAAACCAAGGAATTTGACTAATACAAAGTTGTTGACCAACACAGTGCTGATCAATAGCAGGAGATATTCACTCATCTCTTATTCATTTTTGAAGGCAATTATCACTCTATTATCGACTTTTCTGTGTCTATAAACAACACATAGAATACAAGGTTTTACTGAAATTGTTCTTTTGCTTCGTTATTACTCTATCGTCTGTGCAGCTTGGGGTTGTGAAATATAGTAACCTTGTAAACCATCGACGTGCATTCTCTCCAATACCAGCTTCTCTTCCTGACGTTCAACACTCGTCGCAATAACCCTGATACCGAGCCTTCTGGCTATATCGACGATCATCTTAATGAAAAACTTATTGTTAGTGTCCTCAACAATCCCATCGGTGTAGCTTCCGTCGAGTTTGATATAGTCGGGTCTCACCTCTTTAAAAAATTTAAAGGAGGTAAAGCCCATACCAAAGTGTTCGACTGAAACCCTGGCACCAACGCTATGCATAATTCGAACAAACTTATGGCTGGCAGATAAATTGGATTGCATGCCAGATTCATTGACTTCAAATACTAATCTGGCTGCGATATGACGTTGTTTTGCGAGTAGATCTTTAATCCAGGCGACAAAATCATCTTGCATAATAGAAGAGGCACTAATATTTATGCCGTAGGCTCCGGACATGGCAGGGGTATTAATCAGCATCTTAATCGTGTTTATGATGATGAGTTTATCGAGATCTAACATCATGCCGTGGCGCTCAGCCATTGCGATAACCGTAGTGGTTGGTAGAAACTTCCCTTCACTGTTATAGAAACGGGTCAGCAACTCTTTATAAACTAATACCTCGGTTCTACAGGGGTGGATCGGTTGCTGATAAAATTTAAGAGCTTGTCTGTGAATAAGGTCATCGATGGCCTCTTTCCAGCGTGTGTCCCCGTATACCTCATCGCCATTAAACTTATCCTGCATATAAAAACAGTTTGGTCCCAATGTTTGGGCAATGCTTACCGCCGTATCTGCCAATGTGAGTAATTTGACCGTGTCACTGTCGTGTTGATAAGGCACAAGCCCAACATGAGCGACGGATTCGGTATTCAGGGATTGTTGGTATTCGTCAAATAGCGATTTTAATGATTCAAGAAAGGGTATGCCATCTTTAAGGATAAGACCTGGAATGAACACAGCAAAATCGGCTGTCGAAATTCTGTAGCATTCTGAGTCCGGAAAATCACTCAGAGATTTGCGAATGCAGTTGGCGACTTCTAATAAATAGTCGTCACCGGCAGTACGACCAAAGTTATCATTTACTTGTGCCAATTCAGAGGCTTTTACAATCGCCATCAGACCAATGTGCTCTTTACTCAGTTCTGAAAAAGATTCTAATTTTTGTGTAAATACGGTGCGTGTGGCTAAGCCGGTAACAGGGTCTTGATAAGCGACTTTTGCCAACTTTTCATTCTCATCGGCGGCTTGTTCTAAGTTCGTCTTGAGCTTTACTTTTAACTTTTCCAGCGCCAGTCCAATAGGTTTTAACTCTGAGCCGAGTTTTGAG
This window harbors:
- the rsxB gene encoding electron transport complex subunit RsxB → MSGIFIAIILLTILALLFGILLGFAAEKFKVEGDPLVDQLEALLPQTQCGQCGYPGCRPYAEAIANGEKINLCPPGGSATMEKLAEMAGVEPEPLSATEEVQVKKVAYIREEECIGCTKCIQACPVDAILGSGKLMHTVITDYCTGCDLCVAPCPVDCIDMLPVEQTVKNWDWKLNAIPVKTLDEDCQC
- the rsxA gene encoding electron transport complex subunit RsxA, whose translation is MSEYLLLLISTVLVNNFVLVKFLGLCPFMGVSSKLESAIGMSMATTFVLTLASVLSYLVNQYLLLPFELGYLRTMSFILVIAVVVQFTEMLVQKTSASLYRALGIYLPLITTNCAVLGVALLNISEKHNFIESAIYGFGAAVGFSLVLILFSAMRERLAAADVPLPFRGGAIAMITAGLMSLAFMGFTGLVK
- the rsxD gene encoding electron transport complex subunit RsxD, which translates into the protein MAFKIASSPHLSRSFQTSSLMQRVILCALPGVAVQCFFFGWGTVIQALLAMSVALLSEAVVLKLRARNVTDTLRDNSALLTGLLIGIAIPPLAPWWVTVIGTLFAIVIVKQLYGGLGHNIFNPAMAAYVMLLISFPVQMTSWVAPSVIASQPVDFIHSLQMIFTGASSSEINAYKLGFDGISMATPLDTIKTDLAMGLTTTESLSKAIFSDGFGVGWFWVNLAYLAGGLVMLKLKVIRWHITAGILAALFICSGVGYLLNPDTFTGPLLHLFSGATMLAAFFIATDPVTAATSVRGRLVFGALIGILVYIIRTFGGYPDAFAFAILLANLCAPFIDHYMKPRAYGHRSAT
- the rsxC gene encoding electron transport complex subunit RsxC, which encodes MLTLFEQIDKGTLWRSIGGIHPPERKTLSNRTSIASLALADEYIVPLNQVGESSVLAISEGDYVTKGMLLTRGTHFGHLPVHAPTSGHVTKIEQRPSNHASGLPVLSCVITPDGQDTLTPDIHAPLSWSDIASWSNQEILRKIQDAGIAGLGGAAFPTHIKLNPASDIELLIINAIECEPYITADDMLMREHSDAICLGIAIIHRLLQPKRLIIAVEDNKPEAIEEMHHALNRSQLPKEGVRITSVPTLYPSGGEKQLIQILTGEEVPSGSIPAQLGIVVQNIATSYAITDAVLRSYPLIERVVTVTGNNTSSPGNYWVPIGTPISHLLTQTGFRGNETDKVIIGGPMMGYALYNDSAPIIKGSNCLLLPDSNELAPAAKELACIRCGECAQVCPAQLLPQQLFWHAKAKEYDKAVNFNLADCIECGCCTYVCPSNIPLVEYYRIAKSAVKTEAEEKKQAELAKQRFELRTQRLEDERLAREAKQKEAAERRKSNMSTTDKDAVAEAMARIKAKKAASGSNVPTNAPDTPDNKRKDVSAAIARAKATKAAQNKPDDASGHSQPTEANSGDDKKAQIAAAVARAKAKKAAQQDSETDSNEQLAASVDVSKPSQEVVTPVDDKKAKIAAAVARAKAKKAAQQASETDSNDMLAASVDTSKPSQEVAPPVDDKKAKIAAAVARAKAKKAAQKASETGSGDELVTSVDISNPSQEVALPVDDKKAKIAAAVARAKAKKAAQKASETGSGDELVASVDISNPSQEVALPVDDKKAKIAAAVARAKAKKAAQKASETGSSDELVASVDASDAPQEVASPVDDKKARIAAAVAKAKAKKAMLKTESEKE
- a CDS encoding electron transport complex subunit E is translated as MNSVLNEYKTIAIQGLWKNNPGLVQLLGLCPLLAVTATLTNALGLGLATMAVLIGSNVLVSLVKFYVPREIRIPVFVMIIAALVTCVQLLINAYAYGLYLSLGIFLPLIVTNCVIIGRAEAFASRNSLLKSAFDGFMMGLGFLLVLAVLGASREILGQGTLFEGADLLLGDWAASLTIHLWQVDTNFLLAMLPPGAFIGMGFLIAFKNIVDKQIADRSTTPAVTETVTRARITKVS
- a CDS encoding EAL domain-containing protein, translated to MSLTKIFQSFLFVLFVGICFLVYVEQTHLLSEKAHSRLALYQNSFNTEQTLPSHGNELLAELEKQDKFQFFQYIHSTDSSYNLTQGELISVSNHPLAPLFPIEMSDTRTFEEGRLQIKLFKEDIVDAAIANFQNAIIILGTAYLLVAVTFFLLMLRLKRAIRYSANYIAGLSNHSFVAFEASKLGSELKPIGLALEKLKVKLKTNLEQAADENEKLAKVAYQDPVTGLATRTVFTQKLESFSELSKEHIGLMAIVKASELAQVNDNFGRTAGDDYLLEVANCIRKSLSDFPDSECYRISTADFAVFIPGLILKDGIPFLESLKSLFDEYQQSLNTESVAHVGLVPYQHDSDTVKLLTLADTAVSIAQTLGPNCFYMQDKFNGDEVYGDTRWKEAIDDLIHRQALKFYQQPIHPCRTEVLVYKELLTRFYNSEGKFLPTTTVIAMAERHGMMLDLDKLIIINTIKMLINTPAMSGAYGINISASSIMQDDFVAWIKDLLAKQRHIAARLVFEVNESGMQSNLSASHKFVRIMHSVGARVSVEHFGMGFTSFKFFKEVRPDYIKLDGSYTDGIVEDTNNKFFIKMIVDIARRLGIRVIATSVERQEEKLVLERMHVDGLQGYYISQPQAAQTIE
- the rsxG gene encoding electron transport complex subunit RsxG; translation: MKKSMIKNGLLLGVFALFCTALVAVVNQQTFDKIKQQQRLELKRVLHQIVPDELHDNELTEYCILIHDEDALGIDEPLSSYIATKQSLPVAIAIEAVAPDGYNGNIRLIIGINTAGEVLGVRTLNHSETPGLGDKIDLRKSDWVLGFNNRSIQDEKDRLWLVKKDGGDFDQFTGATITPRAYVKAVKNALLYFNSNKDTLLTRPANCEVNYQ